In one Dermacentor variabilis isolate Ectoservices chromosome 4, ASM5094787v1, whole genome shotgun sequence genomic region, the following are encoded:
- the LOC142578337 gene encoding uncharacterized protein LOC142578337 — protein MQLLTLAVIIVLLPGLAVRPVVGYSVNVNVTSDVAETSRTTPMALFPLALALATPAVAIALGALKPVLLAMGLIYLALYGLTYVPVVGDLLQFSFRAFGAAVTDSMSPGVGRDLLRVVGLDTEACRTRAICEVTADAVRKYPTVAAMLWSLTGAVQAHGNNEVLQKGLLGGLSGLGCESLYSTCAQSPFERLMRTMKS, from the exons ATGCAGCTCCTTACGCTGGCTGTTATCATCGTCCTGCTGCCCGGCCTGGCTGTCAGGCCCGTCGTCG GGTACAGCGTGAATGTCAATGTCACCTCCGACGTCGCCGAAACAAGCCGCACCACTCCGATGGCCCTGTTTCCCCTGGCTCTCGCTCTAGCCACTCCGGCCGTAGCCATAGCCCTGGGAGCCCTCAAACCCGTCCTCCTGGCCATGGGACTGATCTACCTGGCCTTGTACGGCCTCACCTACGTTCCCGTGGTGGGCGATCTGCTGCAATTCAGCTTCCGTGCTTTCGGGGCAGCCGTCACCGACTCCATGTCGCCAGGCGTGGGCCGAGACCTGCTTCGCGTCGTGGGCCTGGACACCGAGGCCTGCCGCACCCGGGCCATCTGCGAGGTCACCGCGGACGCGGTTCGCAAGTACCCCACGGTCGCGGCCATGCTGTGGTCCCTGACCGGTGCCGTTCAAGCCCACGGGAACAACGAAGTCCTCCAGAAGGGGCTGCTGGGCGGGCTGTCCGGTCTCGGCTGCGAGTCGCTCTACTCGACCTGCGCTCAGTCCCCGTTCGAGAGGCTTATGAGGACGATGAAGTCGTAG